In the Ochrobactrum sp. Marseille-Q0166 genome, one interval contains:
- a CDS encoding metal ABC transporter permease, which yields MSFFDMLLMPFQFDFMIYALIASVLIAIPTALLSCFLVLKGWSLMGDAISHAVLPGVVIAYMVSLPFGIGAFAAGMICALATGFLKENSRIKQDTVMGIVFSGMFGLGLVLYVSVRANVHLDHILFGDILGISTGDLIETAIIAAVTAGVLIVKWRDFLLHAFDPAQARAVGLRVQLLHYGLLCLISLTIVGVLKAVGIILAIAMLIAPGAIAFLLTRRFSSMMIASVIVAVFSSFMGVYLSFFIDSAPAPTIVLLMTVIFIAAFLFSSWRTARAETQHEAETA from the coding sequence ATGAGCTTTTTCGACATGCTGCTGATGCCGTTCCAGTTTGATTTTATGATCTATGCACTAATCGCGTCGGTGCTGATCGCTATTCCAACGGCCCTCCTCTCCTGTTTTCTGGTGCTCAAGGGGTGGTCTCTGATGGGAGATGCTATTAGCCATGCGGTGCTACCGGGTGTTGTGATTGCCTATATGGTCAGCCTTCCTTTTGGTATCGGTGCGTTTGCTGCAGGCATGATCTGCGCGCTTGCCACAGGCTTCCTCAAGGAAAACAGCCGTATCAAGCAGGACACTGTCATGGGCATCGTCTTTTCAGGAATGTTTGGGCTTGGACTGGTGCTTTATGTTTCGGTCCGCGCGAATGTGCATCTTGATCACATCCTTTTTGGCGATATTCTGGGCATCAGCACAGGCGACCTTATAGAGACCGCGATTATCGCCGCTGTAACCGCAGGCGTTCTGATCGTCAAATGGCGCGATTTCCTGCTGCATGCATTCGACCCCGCGCAGGCGCGTGCGGTTGGCTTGCGAGTACAGCTCTTGCATTATGGGCTTCTGTGTTTGATTTCGCTCACTATTGTAGGTGTCTTGAAAGCGGTTGGAATCATTCTCGCTATAGCCATGTTAATTGCTCCCGGCGCAATCGCCTTCCTGCTCACCCGCAGATTCAGCAGCATGATGATCGCCTCAGTCATCGTTGCAGTCTTCTCGTCCTTTATGGGTGTTTATCTGTCATTCTTCATCGACAGCGCCCCTGCACCAACAATTGTGCTGTTGATGACTGTGATCTTCATTGCAGCTTTCCTGTTCTCAAGTTGGCGAACGGCACGTGCAGAAACACAGCATG
- a CDS encoding metal ABC transporter permease: protein MIAQLLEPFTYGYMLNAMWVSALVGGVCAFLSAYLMLKGWSLIGDALSHSIVPGVAGAYMLSLPFSIGAFFSGGLAAAAMLFLNQRTKLKEDAIIGLIFTAFFGLGLFMISLRPTSISIQTIVLGNILAITPGDILQLAIIGFVSLALLLLKWKDLMVVFFDESHARSIGLKPTALKIMFFTLLSASTVAAMQTVGAFLVICMVVTPGATAYLLSDRFSRLLWIAVLIGAFTSFIGAYVSYFMDGATGGIIVVLQTLVFLTVFFLAPKHGMLAARRRAAKALREVEL, encoded by the coding sequence TTGATAGCTCAACTGCTCGAACCGTTCACATACGGTTATATGCTCAATGCCATGTGGGTTTCGGCGCTTGTCGGCGGTGTTTGCGCGTTTCTTTCTGCTTATCTGATGCTCAAAGGCTGGTCGCTTATTGGCGATGCCCTCTCCCACTCGATCGTTCCCGGCGTTGCTGGCGCCTATATGTTGAGCCTGCCGTTTTCCATTGGAGCGTTCTTTTCCGGTGGACTGGCTGCTGCTGCAATGCTCTTTCTCAATCAGCGCACAAAGCTTAAAGAGGACGCGATTATCGGGTTGATTTTCACGGCATTCTTCGGCCTTGGCCTCTTTATGATTTCGCTGCGGCCAACCTCGATCAGCATTCAGACCATCGTGCTAGGAAATATTCTGGCGATTACACCCGGCGACATTCTGCAACTGGCGATCATAGGCTTCGTTTCGCTCGCATTGCTTTTGTTGAAATGGAAAGACCTGATGGTAGTGTTTTTCGATGAAAGCCATGCGCGTTCCATCGGATTAAAACCAACGGCACTCAAGATCATGTTCTTTACGTTGCTTTCAGCATCGACCGTTGCTGCCATGCAGACCGTAGGCGCATTTCTTGTCATCTGCATGGTGGTCACTCCCGGCGCAACTGCATATCTGCTTTCAGACCGCTTTTCGCGGCTTTTGTGGATTGCGGTGCTAATTGGAGCCTTCACCAGCTTCATCGGCGCTTACGTCAGCTATTTCATGGACGGCGCCACCGGCGGCATCATTGTTGTGCTGCAAACGCTTGTGTTTCTGACCGTATTTTTTCTGGCCCCCAAGCATGGCATGCTTGCGGCCCGCAGGCGCGCAGCCAAAGCATTGCGGGAGGTTGAGCTATGA
- a CDS encoding manganese/iron ABC transporter ATP-binding protein produces MNVQINRRLPTQAALNKSAVEGLKVKDATVTYRNGHTALRNASFEIPTGTITALVGVNGSGKSTLFKAIMGFVRLAKGDISILGLPVKRALKQNLVAYVPQSEEVDWNFPVLVEDVVMMGRYGHMGMMRIPHRADHEAVEKALSRVNMLEFRKRQIGELSGGQKKRVFLARALAQDAHVILLDEPFTGVDVKTEEAIITLLRGLRDEGRVMLVSTHNLGSVPEFCDRTVLVKNTVLAYGPTEEIFTQSNLEKTFGGVLRHLILDEKTKQNRSAIGVITDDERPLVVYEHKQESQN; encoded by the coding sequence ATGAACGTGCAGATAAATCGCCGGCTTCCGACACAGGCCGCGCTCAACAAAAGCGCGGTCGAAGGTTTGAAGGTGAAAGATGCGACCGTCACCTATCGCAATGGGCATACCGCCCTGCGTAATGCGAGCTTTGAAATTCCGACCGGCACCATTACGGCACTTGTTGGGGTGAACGGCTCTGGCAAGTCGACGCTGTTCAAGGCTATCATGGGATTTGTTCGCCTCGCAAAGGGCGATATTTCCATCCTCGGTTTACCGGTGAAGCGAGCGCTCAAACAAAATCTCGTGGCCTATGTTCCCCAGAGTGAGGAAGTTGACTGGAATTTTCCGGTGCTTGTTGAAGATGTCGTGATGATGGGGCGCTATGGACACATGGGCATGATGCGCATTCCGCACCGTGCCGACCACGAGGCAGTGGAAAAAGCATTGAGCCGCGTCAATATGCTTGAGTTTCGCAAGCGACAAATCGGCGAACTGTCTGGCGGCCAAAAGAAGCGCGTATTTCTTGCTCGTGCGCTCGCGCAAGACGCGCATGTCATACTTCTCGATGAGCCATTTACCGGCGTCGATGTAAAGACCGAGGAAGCGATTATCACTCTTCTGCGTGGTCTTCGCGATGAAGGGCGGGTGATGCTTGTTTCTACACATAATCTTGGCAGCGTGCCTGAGTTTTGCGACCGCACAGTTCTCGTCAAGAATACCGTACTTGCTTATGGTCCAACGGAGGAAATTTTCACCCAGTCAAATCTCGAAAAGACGTTTGGCGGGGTCCTACGGCACCTTATTCTCGATGAGAAAACGAAGCAGAATCGCTCGGCAATTGGTGTCATTACTGACGATGAGCGACCTTTGGTAGTCTATGAGCATAAGCAGGAGAGCCAGAATTGA
- a CDS encoding metal ABC transporter substrate-binding protein codes for MFHSKLQRVAAIIVSCIFLFCSAATVSAADKFKVVTTFTVIADIAKNVAGDAAIVESITKPGAEIHEYQPTPGDLIKAQDADLILWNGLSLELWFEKFFSHLKNVPSAVVSDGVVPMGITEGPYSGKPNPHAWMSPSSALIYVDNIRDAFIKYDPGNAETYKANAETYKAEIKATIDPIKAELAAIPADKRWLVTSEGAFSYLARDFDLKELYLWPINADQQGTPQQVRKVIDAVRANNITAVFSESTVSAAPAKQVARETGAKYGGVLYVDSLSEADGPVPTYIDLLKVTSGTIAKGLKQ; via the coding sequence ATGTTTCACTCGAAACTTCAGCGCGTAGCAGCGATTATAGTAAGCTGCATATTTTTATTCTGCTCAGCCGCCACTGTATCGGCCGCAGATAAATTTAAAGTCGTAACGACATTTACGGTCATCGCGGATATCGCGAAAAATGTTGCGGGTGATGCAGCTATTGTTGAGTCAATTACCAAGCCTGGTGCTGAAATTCATGAGTATCAACCAACGCCAGGCGACCTTATAAAGGCGCAAGATGCAGACCTAATTCTCTGGAATGGGCTTAGCCTCGAGCTGTGGTTTGAAAAATTTTTCTCGCACCTTAAGAATGTTCCGAGCGCGGTGGTGAGTGATGGTGTTGTACCTATGGGCATTACGGAAGGCCCTTACAGCGGTAAACCGAACCCACATGCATGGATGTCGCCAAGTTCTGCGCTCATATATGTTGACAATATTCGCGATGCATTCATCAAATATGATCCGGGCAATGCCGAAACCTACAAAGCCAATGCTGAGACGTATAAGGCCGAGATAAAGGCCACTATTGATCCGATCAAAGCAGAATTGGCCGCTATCCCCGCTGACAAGCGCTGGCTTGTCACCAGCGAAGGTGCCTTCTCCTACCTTGCGCGCGATTTTGATTTGAAAGAGCTTTATCTCTGGCCGATCAATGCAGACCAGCAAGGGACTCCGCAGCAAGTCCGCAAGGTGATTGATGCAGTGCGCGCAAACAACATCACTGCCGTTTTCTCTGAAAGCACAGTATCAGCGGCGCCTGCCAAACAGGTCGCGCGAGAAACTGGGGCAAAGTATGGCGGCGTACTTTACGTCGATTCTCTATCAGAGGCGGATGGCCCAGTTCCAACATATATCGACCTCCTGAAAGTCACTTCAGGTACGATAGCAAAAGGCCTCAAACAATGA
- a CDS encoding AraC family transcriptional regulator, with amino-acid sequence MVSFEKIKQKEVVKGVSTHKEEVLFGGSSFDVTQYLNYRQASVGVDVYVPEDVQAILLLEPVRNLKLKEADGGEFAVNCAAGTICIIPAEQAVVITWPQQVCVLDVKLGNSHFSTNLKFCDFLHLEKLFIFSSKRCLQIGKIISENLELYDPSDMEFIKSLYNVISNLIVRGCFLSQESSVHNSGLSAYACRQIENHLKENFRNAMSVSDMADYLGMSSGHFASCFRESFGETPHQYLLNLRLDDAEKRLKETEMPISEIAALLNFSSQSHLTTALKKYRLLTPGEIRRRSSFKRRQP; translated from the coding sequence ATGGTTTCTTTTGAGAAAATCAAACAAAAAGAAGTGGTTAAAGGAGTGTCCACTCACAAGGAGGAAGTCCTTTTCGGAGGAAGCTCTTTTGATGTAACGCAGTATCTTAATTACAGGCAGGCTTCCGTGGGGGTAGATGTCTATGTGCCAGAAGATGTGCAAGCTATTCTTTTACTTGAGCCTGTACGCAACTTAAAATTGAAAGAAGCGGATGGGGGTGAGTTTGCAGTGAATTGTGCCGCAGGTACGATTTGCATCATACCCGCAGAACAAGCGGTTGTTATTACATGGCCTCAACAAGTATGCGTTTTAGATGTAAAATTGGGTAATTCGCATTTCAGCACTAATTTAAAATTTTGTGATTTTTTGCATCTTGAAAAATTATTCATTTTCTCGAGTAAAAGGTGCCTGCAGATAGGAAAAATAATATCAGAGAATTTAGAGCTTTATGATCCTAGTGATATGGAGTTCATAAAATCGCTATACAATGTTATTTCTAATCTTATTGTTAGGGGATGCTTTCTATCTCAAGAATCATCGGTGCATAACTCTGGTCTTAGTGCATACGCTTGCCGGCAAATAGAAAATCATCTTAAAGAAAACTTCCGAAATGCTATGTCGGTATCGGATATGGCGGACTACCTCGGCATGTCCTCTGGACATTTTGCGAGTTGTTTTCGCGAAAGTTTCGGCGAGACACCCCATCAATATTTATTAAACTTGCGTTTGGATGATGCAGAAAAGCGGCTTAAAGAGACTGAAATGCCTATTAGCGAGATAGCTGCGTTGCTGAACTTCTCTAGCCAAAGTCATTTGACAACCGCTTTAAAAAAGTACCGTCTGCTCACTCCCGGTGAAATAAGAAGGAGAAGTTCTTTCAAGCGTAGACAGCCATAA